The Phaseolus vulgaris cultivar G19833 chromosome 5, P. vulgaris v2.0, whole genome shotgun sequence genomic interval ATTGCAGTGGTTGGAGAAATCTAGAAACAAAGTAATCAAATCATTTTTTAAGGAAGGAAGAGTAGATAACTCTGAGATCTTTACTTTGGACCAACTTAAGGCGTGGTCACGGCTTACTAGTAGAGAGTTTAGCTGAATTTACATATGTCCAGTGGTGTTTGAATCCTAGGGATTGCTTGATCTATCAGAAAGAGAAGATGAAGATGGGTTGCTTTAATGGTAGGGAGACTTTTAGACTACTTTTGTGTtcttttattgatttattattaTCTGATGTTGATGCTTGAGACTGGTGCTGCTAACGCTTTCTAGTGGGTAGAGAGGAAGTATTTGGTTTGTATGCAGGGTTTAAGAAGCACCCCTAAGAAGCACAAGAAAGAGTCACCCTCGATGTTATGCTTTGTATTTATTTTGCAAAACTATGCAGCATGGTTTGGACATTGGTTGTTGAGAAGCATAAAAAGATTGTCTTATCTATGTTTTGGATTTTGAATCATGTTCTTTTTGTAGTAGTAGAATGTAGTAGATGTGTGGTTTTTGCCTTTTGATGTTGGAATGTTGTtggtattatttatattttgttctaTGCTCATGGCCATATGGTTTAGATTTGTTTAATTAGGTGAAAATCATAGAAAGTTGGTTGTAAGTATATGTATAAAAGAGTTGGGACACctgaagtaatttttttttctgaaaaagaAATCATAAAAAACAAATGTTGTTACCATGATTCATCTTTAAGAATTAAGagattcataaaaaaatacatttttttttggaCATTTCATTCTACTACTATatcttttagttttattattatcattaagtGTTATTATACTTTATTCTTTGTgacaagtaaaaaaaattcagagcttacaaaaaaaaatagtatttttattgTAACACTTCATTCTATTATCCTCCTCATCTCGATAACAATAAACACCGTACGCAAACAAATCAAACTCATAACAAAAGCATACAAATGATCAAGCAGTACACATGACTTATCATCCAGTACCACCAAAGAATCAACAAACATATATTTTGAGAAGTTATCAAGATATTCGTAGAACTCAAATAtcgaaaaaaatgaaaaaacttTAGTGATGGAAAGAGATAGTAATTGATCAAAGGTGGTAGGGCAATCCCCATGGGACCTAGAGGGTGGCATGGGGAATAGGTTAGCTcgagagaataaaaaaaaaataagtaaagaGTATAAAAATGTAACGACAAGAGTGAGTCCCAAAGCAAGTGGAATAAAGCAAATAGACAACCCAACATGCGagtttgtattatataataatgTCATTTCTCTGCCGTTGAACAGATAATCTGTCGCTTTTGTCTCTTTCCCATCACTTCCTCACTCACACAAACACAAATACACACACTCTCTCTTTTTAACTCCCAAACCGCATTCACATTCATAGCTCTTCTTTTCCTCCTTCTGCTTCAATATTTCTCTCAGCATCTTCTCCTGCATTCAATTCAATTCCATTCTCTCTTCCTAATAATCATTACTCTCCAGACTCTTACATGCCCCAAATGGGTTCTAGAGCACGTTGGCGCCAGAGTTGGGCTCCACAGCCTTTGACACCCTTAATCGAAGGTCCTGGCCCTGAAATGCAAGAGGAGGGCACCAAGAAAGAGAGCTCCTGGGAAGTCATAAGGGAATGGTTCAGAACTCAGAAGATCTCCCCAGGTGGAAGCTTCTCACAATCATTCTATGGAACCATTCATGCCAAGACCCAAGATTTAAGGCTTTTGCTTGGTGTCTTGGGATGCCCCTTGGCCCCTATTCCCTCAGCTCATGATCCCACCCTTAGCATTCACATCAAAGACACCCCATTTGtaacctctctctctctctctctcttcagTATGTTACCTTTTTTGTTTAGACAGAATTTAATGTAGTTTTTTTGGTGCTTTTAATGTTGTTGTCCTATCATAACTAACGTTTTATTTCACTAATTTGTGTTGATCTTTTAACCAAGTTAAACTATCAGAAAGTAACTTAAGAAATACACAACAGAAGCTACTATATCTAAGTTTTgtcctttttttttccttttgtatACAACTGAAGTTGTTAGCTTGGATGTTTTGGTAGCTGCATTGTGGCTAAACTTGCAGCCACATCAACTACTTGTGGcaatacttttttttacatGATTAAGATTTTAGAGTTTGGTACTATTAATTCCATTCTGGTGTAGGATCTGGTTAGGTGACATTTTCCATTCATGTGACTTCAACAGGAAACTTCAACTGCCAAATACATTATCCAGCAGTATTTGGCTGCCACAGGGTGCCTAAAGCAGCAAAAGGACACAAAGAACATGTATGCCACTGGGACGGTGAAGATGATATGCTGTGAGACAGAGATTTCATCTGGGAAGAATGTCAAGTGCTTGGGGACAAGAAGCAGTGAAAATGGTTGCTTCGTACTTTGGCAGATGCTACCTGGAATGTGGTCTCTTGAATTGGTGGTTGGTGACCACAAGGTGGTTGCAGGAAGCAATGGCAAAACTGTGTGGCGGCACACGCCATGGCTAGGCACACATGCTGCCAAAGGCCCCCAAAGACCCTTGCGTCGTATCATTCAGGTATAACAAAGAATCAAAATCactaactaaaaaaaatagatcTCTTTAACTAGCTCATAATTTAATTTCCTAGTTAATGCATAGAGAACGATctaaagcttttttttttttcttttctatttggCTATTCAACTTGATTTGGTAGAGTGCACATTGAGAATGAGACCTATTCTGCTAAATATGTTAAAACTTGTCTTAGTACaaagagaaaaattaaaaaagaaaaggtcATTTTGTTCACTGTTTTCTTTGGCATGATGCGAAACAAAAATGGAGCAAGTTGTGTTGATTTATTGGTGGTTTGTTTGGTGGGTAGACTTTATTTGTTGGAATTGTGGTTTGGGGGACATAGCCTAGGAATGAAAGCATGTTGTACCAAACAAATAcaaagattgaaaaaaaaattgaaatcccAATGAATGAAGGGTATATATCGAGCTGACAATGATGGAGAAACTGTCCCATGCTTTACCCTACAATGTGGACTTGTTTTCTTCAAGAATTAGTATACTTCCATGCCACGTGACTGTCAA includes:
- the LOC137834971 gene encoding uncharacterized protein gives rise to the protein MPQMGSRARWRQSWAPQPLTPLIEGPGPEMQEEGTKKESSWEVIREWFRTQKISPGGSFSQSFYGTIHAKTQDLRLLLGVLGCPLAPIPSAHDPTLSIHIKDTPFETSTAKYIIQQYLAATGCLKQQKDTKNMYATGTVKMICCETEISSGKNVKCLGTRSSENGCFVLWQMLPGMWSLELVVGDHKVVAGSNGKTVWRHTPWLGTHAAKGPQRPLRRIIQGLDPKTTASLFTNAQCLGENRIGTVDCFVLKVSADRAAVVERSEGPAEVIRHILYGYFCQKSGLLIYLEDSHLTRVPTQDNDTVFWETTIGSSISDYRDVDGVLIAHQGRSIATVFRFGELSMQHSRTRMEEIWTIDDVMFNVPGLSMDHFIPPADIFNNISSP